One Helianthus annuus cultivar XRQ/B chromosome 12, HanXRQr2.0-SUNRISE, whole genome shotgun sequence genomic region harbors:
- the LOC110894700 gene encoding alkane hydroxylase MAH1 — MAFFEHHTILFLFAPCFLYVLYICQRRNSIIPTNWPVIGTIPALVVNSHKLQEFATDLLACTGGTFLLKGPWLAKMDMLLTASPADIHHILSKNFPNYPKGHKFGEIFDILGDGVSNSDGDLWEFHRRTLMGLLNQPSFHSLLKMTIWNKVEKGLLPALDNISQQGVEMDLQDIFQRFAFDIICESVFGYDPKSMSLDFPYIPCEKALSHAEEAILIRHIVPEKLWKLQRFLRMGNEKKLSNAWKDIDQFIYKHLAENQTDHSNDEPGEENFNFLTALIKEVKGQSVTSKDHDMFLRDILLNLIVAGRDTTSSTLSWFFYLLAKNPKAEDKIREELETQLNKEMGDIQAIDLGKLVYLHGGLCEALRLFPAVPFQHKEPVQPDILPSGYQVDCNTTIILCFYTMGRMDSIWGKDCLEFKPERWVATGGGIEHQPSYKFPAFNAGPRTCLGKQTSFTQMKIVAATIIYHYHVELVEGHPVIPSESVILEMKHGLKVRLTKRSEV; from the coding sequence ATGGCCTTCTTTGAACACCACACCATTCTCTTTCTCTTTGCACCTTGCTTTCTATATGTCTTATACATATGTCAACGCCGTAATTCTATCATCCCCACAAATTGGCCAGTTATTGGTACAATACCAGCACTCGTTGTAAATTCCCACAAACTCCAAGAATTTGCCACTGATCTTCTAGCATGTACTGGTGGTACGTTCTTGTTAAAAGGACCTTGGTTAGCCAAAATGGATATGCTTCTCACTGCAAGTCCTGCTGACATCCATCACATTTTGAGCAAAAACTTCCCTAATTATCCGAAAGGCCACAAATTCGGTGAGATCTTTGATATCCTAGGAGATGGAGTGTCTAATAGTGACGGAGACTTATGGGAGTTCCATCGCAGAACCCTCATGGGCCTCCTGAACCAACCTAGCTTCCATAGCCTCCTAAAAATGACGATTTGGAACAAGGTTGAAAAAGGGTTACTACCGGCACTAGACAACATTTCACAACAAGGGGTGGAGATGGATTTGCAGGATATATTTCAAAGGTTTGCTTTTGATATTATATGTGAATCAGTTTTTGGTTACGACCCTAAAAGCATGTCTCTTGATTTTCCTTACATTCCATGTGAAAAGGCTTTGTCACATGCCGAAGAAGCCATCTTGATTAGGCATATTGTGCCCGAAAAATTATGGAAATTGCAACGATTTCTTAGAATGGGAAATGAGAAGAAGTTAAGCAATGCATGGAAAGACATTGATCAATTCATATACAAACACTTAGCCGAAAATCAAACAGATCATAGTAACGATGAACCCGGAGaggaaaattttaattttttaaccGCTCTAATAAAAGAGGTAAAAGGCCAAAGTGTCACGTCTAAGGATCACGATATGTTTTTGAGAGATATCTTGTTGAATTTAATTGTTGCGGGACGAGATACCACTAGCAGCACTCTCTCTTGGTTTTTTTATCTTCTTGCCAAAAACCCAAAAGCAGAAGATAAGATCCGAGAAGAGCTCGAGACACAACTAAATAAGGAAATGGGTGATATCCAAGCAATAGATTTGGGTAAACTGGTTTATCTTCATGGTGGATTATGTGAGGCCTTAAGGCTTTTCCCTGCAGTTCCGTTTCAGCACAAAGAGCCAGTACAACCCGATATTCTTCCAAGTGGCTATCAAGTAGATTGTAACACTAcgattattttatgtttttataccATGGGAAGGATGGATTCAATATGGGGAAAGGATTGCCTGGAATTTAAACCTGAAAGGTGGGTTGCAACAGGAGGTGGAATCGAACATCAACCATCATATAAGTTCCCCGCGTTTAACGCTGGACCAAGAACTTGTTTGGGTAAGCAAACGAGTTTCACTCAGATGAAGATAGTGGCTGCTACAATCATATACCATTACCATGTTGAGCTGGTTGAAGGTCACCCAGTCATACCAAGTGAATCTGTTATCCTGGAGATGAAACATGGTTTGAAAGTGAGGTTAACTAAAAGAAGTGAAGTCTGA
- the LOC110892750 gene encoding uncharacterized protein LOC110892750, whose translation MLDSCGNTKEILCLVKGHIQQLRTTFHRASLGETEKKLSEYCFQRKELRKQMLKRLKSLKQAKNTSAGGEVQDIPVDDNLIVVANVLKEVRETLVILLESIMLLMSMPNPNPKTEKKMMIKCNGIFTVKAKFTRLNSLSPWEDCDTQALQSATERLEAVESAMEDLEVELGCIFKRLMRTRVLLLNILTN comes from the coding sequence ATGTTAGATTCTTGTGGTAACACCAAAGAAATACTCTGTCTAGTCAAGGGTCATATTCAACAACTCCGTACCACGTTTCACCGAGCTAGTCTTGGTGAAACTGAAAAGAAACTCTCGGAATATTGTTTCCAAAGAAAAGAGTTGAGGAAACAAATGTTAAAGAGGCTAAAGTCACTAAAACAAGCGAAAAATACGAGCGCCGGTGGTGAAGTTCAAGATATCCCGGTAGATGATAACCTAATTGTTGTGGCTAATGTGTTGAAAGAAGTTAGAGAAACCCTTGTTATATTGTTGGAGTCAATTATGTTGCTTATGTCTATGCCTAACCCTAACCCTAAAACAGAAAAAAAGATGATGATCAAATGCAATGGGATTTTCACGGTGAAGGCGAAGTTTACGAGGCTGAATAGCTTGAGTCCATGGGAGGATTGTGATACTCAAGCGCTTCAAAGTGCTACAGAGAGACTGGAGGCTGTTGAAAGTGCCATGGAAGATCTTGAGGTTGAATTAGGGTGTATTTTTAAGAGGTTGATGAGAACCAGGGTTTTGTTGCTCAATATTCTCACAAATTAG